A section of the Perognathus longimembris pacificus isolate PPM17 chromosome 7, ASM2315922v1, whole genome shotgun sequence genome encodes:
- the Man1c1 gene encoding mannosyl-oligosaccharide 1,2-alpha-mannosidase IC isoform X2, which translates to MMMRFSWQSYRRYAMGKNELRPLTKDGYEGSMFGGLSGATIIDSLDTLYLMELKEEFQEAKTWVEESFHLNVSGEASLFEVNIRYIGGLLSAYYLTGEEVFRIKAIKLGEKLLPAFNTPTGIPKGIVNFKSGSWGWATAGSSSILAEFGSLHLEFLHLTELSGNQVFAEKVRNIRKVLRKIDKPFGLYPNFLSPVSGSWVQHHVSIGGLGDSFYEYLIKSWLMSAKTDMEAKNMYYEALEAIETYLLNVSPGGLTYIAEWRGGILDHKMGHLACFSGGMISLGAEDAKEEKRAYYRELAAQITRTCHESYARSDTKLGPEAFWFNSGREAVATQLSESYYILRPEVVESYMYLWRQTHDPIYREWGWEVVMALEKYCRTEGGFSGIQDVYSSNPNHDNKQQSFFLAETLKYLYLLFSEDDMLSLEDWVFNTEAHPLPVNHSDSSGSSGPVPRH; encoded by the exons GTGGCCTCAGTGGGGCAACCATCATTGATTCCCTGGACACGCTGTACCTCATGGAGCTGAAGGAGGAGTTCCAGGAAGCCAAGACCTGGGTGGAAGAGAGCTTCCACCTGAATGTG AGTGGGGAAGCATCCTTGTTTGAGGTGAACATTCGCTACATTGGGGGACTCCTCTCAGCCTACTACCTGACAGGAGAAGAG GTGTTCCGAATAAAGGCCATCAAGCTTGGAGAGAAGCTCCTGCCTGCCTTCAACACCCCCACAGGAATCCCAAAGGGCATAGTGAACTTCAAAAG TGGAAGCTGGGGCTGGGCCACTGCGGGCAGCAGCAGCATCCTGGCAGAGTTTGGATCCCTGCACCTGGAATTCCTACACCTTACCGAGCTCTCCGGCAACCAGGTCTTTGCAGAAAAG GTCAGGAACATCCGGAAAGTCCTGAGGAAAATCGACAAACCCTTCGGCCTCTACCCCAACTTCCTCAGCCCTGTGAGTGGGAGCTGGGTACAAC ACCACGTCTCGATTGGAGGACTTGGGGACAGTTTTTATGAATATTTGATCAAATCCTGGCTGATGTCTGCCAAGACAGATATGGAAGCTAAAAATATGTACTACGAAGCCTTGGAG GCCATAGAGACCTACTTGCTGAATGTCTCTCCTGGGGGGCTGACCTACATTGCTGAGTGGCGAGGGGGGATTCTGGACCACAAGATGGGGCACCTGGCCTGTTTCTcagggggcatgatctcccttgGCGCAGAGGACgctaaggaagagaagagggccTACTACCGGGAGCTGGCAGCCCAGATCACCAGGACGTGCCACGAGTCCTACGCCCGCTCAG ACACCAAGCTTGGGCCTGAGGCCTTCTGGTTCAACTCCGGGAGGGAAGCGGTGGCCACCCAGCTGAGCGAGAGCTACTACATCCTGCGGCCCGAGGTGGTGGAGAGCTACATGTACCTGTGGCGCCAGACGCACGACCCCATCTACAGGGAGTGGGGCtgggaggtggtgatg GCCTTGGAGAAATACTGCCGGACAGAAGGTGGGTTCTCGGGGATTCAGGATGTGTACAGCAGCAACCCCAACCATGACAACAAGCAGCAGAGCTTCTTCCTGGCAGAGACACTCAA ATACCTGTATCTTCTGTTCTCGGAAGATGACATGCTCTCGCTGGAGGACTGGGTGTTCAACACCGAGGCGCACCCACTTCCTGTGAACCACTCGGACAGCTCGGGCAGCTCGGGCCCTGTGCCCCGGCACTGA
- the Man1c1 gene encoding mannosyl-oligosaccharide 1,2-alpha-mannosidase IC isoform X3 — MMRFSWQSYRRYAMGKNELRPLTKDGYEGSMFGGLSGATIIDSLDTLYLMELKEEFQEAKTWVEESFHLNVSGEASLFEVNIRYIGGLLSAYYLTGEEVFRIKAIKLGEKLLPAFNTPTGIPKGIVNFKSGSWGWATAGSSSILAEFGSLHLEFLHLTELSGNQVFAEKVRNIRKVLRKIDKPFGLYPNFLSPVSGSWVQHHVSIGGLGDSFYEYLIKSWLMSAKTDMEAKNMYYEALEAIETYLLNVSPGGLTYIAEWRGGILDHKMGHLACFSGGMISLGAEDAKEEKRAYYRELAAQITRTCHESYARSDTKLGPEAFWFNSGREAVATQLSESYYILRPEVVESYMYLWRQTHDPIYREWGWEVVMALEKYCRTEGGFSGIQDVYSSNPNHDNKQQSFFLAETLKYLYLLFSEDDMLSLEDWVFNTEAHPLPVNHSDSSGSSGPVPRH, encoded by the exons GTGGCCTCAGTGGGGCAACCATCATTGATTCCCTGGACACGCTGTACCTCATGGAGCTGAAGGAGGAGTTCCAGGAAGCCAAGACCTGGGTGGAAGAGAGCTTCCACCTGAATGTG AGTGGGGAAGCATCCTTGTTTGAGGTGAACATTCGCTACATTGGGGGACTCCTCTCAGCCTACTACCTGACAGGAGAAGAG GTGTTCCGAATAAAGGCCATCAAGCTTGGAGAGAAGCTCCTGCCTGCCTTCAACACCCCCACAGGAATCCCAAAGGGCATAGTGAACTTCAAAAG TGGAAGCTGGGGCTGGGCCACTGCGGGCAGCAGCAGCATCCTGGCAGAGTTTGGATCCCTGCACCTGGAATTCCTACACCTTACCGAGCTCTCCGGCAACCAGGTCTTTGCAGAAAAG GTCAGGAACATCCGGAAAGTCCTGAGGAAAATCGACAAACCCTTCGGCCTCTACCCCAACTTCCTCAGCCCTGTGAGTGGGAGCTGGGTACAAC ACCACGTCTCGATTGGAGGACTTGGGGACAGTTTTTATGAATATTTGATCAAATCCTGGCTGATGTCTGCCAAGACAGATATGGAAGCTAAAAATATGTACTACGAAGCCTTGGAG GCCATAGAGACCTACTTGCTGAATGTCTCTCCTGGGGGGCTGACCTACATTGCTGAGTGGCGAGGGGGGATTCTGGACCACAAGATGGGGCACCTGGCCTGTTTCTcagggggcatgatctcccttgGCGCAGAGGACgctaaggaagagaagagggccTACTACCGGGAGCTGGCAGCCCAGATCACCAGGACGTGCCACGAGTCCTACGCCCGCTCAG ACACCAAGCTTGGGCCTGAGGCCTTCTGGTTCAACTCCGGGAGGGAAGCGGTGGCCACCCAGCTGAGCGAGAGCTACTACATCCTGCGGCCCGAGGTGGTGGAGAGCTACATGTACCTGTGGCGCCAGACGCACGACCCCATCTACAGGGAGTGGGGCtgggaggtggtgatg GCCTTGGAGAAATACTGCCGGACAGAAGGTGGGTTCTCGGGGATTCAGGATGTGTACAGCAGCAACCCCAACCATGACAACAAGCAGCAGAGCTTCTTCCTGGCAGAGACACTCAA ATACCTGTATCTTCTGTTCTCGGAAGATGACATGCTCTCGCTGGAGGACTGGGTGTTCAACACCGAGGCGCACCCACTTCCTGTGAACCACTCGGACAGCTCGGGCAGCTCGGGCCCTGTGCCCCGGCACTGA